From Nicotiana tabacum cultivar K326 chromosome 22, ASM71507v2, whole genome shotgun sequence, one genomic window encodes:
- the LOC107806265 gene encoding sodium/hydrogen exchanger 1-like has protein sequence MAAFDIGALLEKMKMLWTSDHASVVSINLFIALICACIVIGHLLEENRWMNESITALLIGLCTGALILLISGGKSSHVFMFSADLFFIYLLPPIIFNAGFQVKKKQFFRNFMTIILFGALGTLISFVIISLGAIGIFRKINIGKLEIGDYLAIGAIFSATDSVCTLQVLNQDETPLLYSLVFGEGVLNDATSVVLFNAVQNFDLSHINTSIALQLLGNFLYLFISSTFLGFVAGLLSAYIIKKLCFGRHSTDREVSIMILMAYLSYMLAELFSLSAILTVFFCGIVMSHYTWYNVTENSRCTTKHTFATLSFIAEIFIFLYVGMDALDIEKWRFVSDSPGISVEVSSILLGLVLVGRAAFVFPLSFLSNLTKKSPHEKTDFKQQVTIWWAGLMRGAVSMALAYNQFTKEGHTQLRGNAIMITSTITVVLFSTVVFGLMTKPLIRLLLPSPGTPKSFINVPLLGNGQDSEADLGAHNFPRPNSLRMFLSTPSYTVHYYWRKFDNAFMRPVFGGRGFVPYVPGSPTEGSEPTMALMES, from the exons ATGGCGGCGTTTGACATCGGGGCGCTGCTGGAAAAGATGAAGATGCTATGGACCTCAGATCACGCGTCCGTGGTGTCAATAAACTTATTTATTGCACTTATCTGCGCGTGTATCGTGATTGGTCATCTATTGGAGGAGAACCGCTGGATGAATGAGTCGATAACTGCTCTTTTGATT GGCTTGTGCACGGGAGCTTTGATTCTACTAATAAGTGGAGGGAAGAGTTCGCATGTTTTCATGTTCAGCGCagatcttttctttatttatcttCTTCCACCAATCATTTTTAATGCCGG GTTCCAGGTGAAAAAGAAGCAATTCTTCCGCAATTTCATGACTATCATACTTTTTGGGGCACTAGGTACCCTGATATCTTTTGTTATCATATCATTAG GTGCTATTGGAATTTTCAGGAAAATTAATATTGGGAAACTTGAAATTGGAGATTACCTTG CAATTGGAGCAATCTTCTCTGCAACAGATTCTGTTTGCACCTTACAA GTGCTTAATCAGGATGAAACGCCGTTATTGTACAGTTTAGTCTTTGGGGAAGGTGTTTTAAATGATGCTACATCTGTAGTTTTATTCAATGCTGTCCAGAACTTTGACTTGTCTCATATCAACACTAGCATTGCCCTGCAATTACTTGGAAACTTTCTATACTTATTTATCTCAAGCACCTTCCTGGGGTTTGTT GCAGGTCTATTGAGTGCCTATATTATTAAGAAGCTCTGCTTTGGAAG GCACTCCACAGATCGTGAAGTTTCTATAATGATACTCATGGCGTACCTATCTTACATGCTTGCTGAA TTGTTCAGTTTAAGTGCAATTCTCACAGTGTTCTTTTGCGGGATTGTGATGTCCCACTACACCTGGTATAACGTGACTGAGAACTCAAGATGCACCACCAA GCACACCTTTGCTACGCTATCGTTTATTGCTGAAATTTTCATATTCCTCTATGTTGGTATGGATGCTTTGGACATTGAAAAGTGGAGATTTGTTAGCGACAG CCCTGGAATATCAGTTGAGGTTAGCTCAATACTATTGGGACTTGTCTTGGTTGGAAGGGCAGCCTTTGTTTTCCCCTTATCATTTCTGTCCAACTTGACCAAGAAGTCTCCACATGAGAAGACTGACTTCAAGCAGCAG GTCACAATATGGTGGGCTGGCCTTATGCGAGGTGCCGTTTCTATGGCCCTTGCTTATAATCAG TTTACTAAAGAAGGTCATACTCAGTTGCGTGGCAATGCAATAATGATCACAAGTACTATCACAGTTGTCCTATTCAGCACAGTG GTATTTGGTTTGATGACAAAACCACTGATTAGGCTATTGCTACCCTCACCAGGGACTCCAAAATCTTTCATTAATGTGCCGCTTTTAGGCAATGGACAAGACTCGGAAGCTGATTTGGGAGCCCACAATTTTCCCCGTCCCAACAGTTTGCGGATGTTCCTAAGTACCCCTTCTTACACAGTGCACTATTACTGGAGAAAATTCGACAATGCATTCATGCGTCCTGTTTTCGGGGGACGAGGTTTTGTACCTTATGTTCCTGGATCACCCACCGAAGGAAGTGAACCAACAATGGCATTGATGGAAAGCTAG
- the LOC107806266 gene encoding acyl carrier protein 1, chloroplastic, translating to MASITGSSVTMSCSLKQNQALNRVSNLKMSSLSFKGISFSSIRLNPATRRPTITCAAKPETVNKVCEIVKKQLALSAETEVSGESKFAALGADSLDTVEIVMGLEEEFGISVEEDSAQSIATVQDAADLIEDLISKKA from the exons ATGGCTTCTATTACAGGTTCATCTGTTACCATGTCATGCTCCTTGAAGCAAAATCAG GCACTTAACCGAGTCTCTAATTTGAAGATGTCTTCTCTTTCATTCAAGGGGATAAGCTTCTCTTCCATCAGATTGAATCCAGCCACTCGCCGCCCCACTATTACTTGCGCG GCTAAGCCAGAGACAGTCAACAAGGTGTGTGAAATTGTGAAGAAACAACTGGCTCTTTCTGCTGAAACTGAAGTCAGTGGAGAGTCAAAGTTTGCTGCACTTGGTGCTGATTCTCTTGATACG GTGGAGATAGTCATGGGGCTTGAGGAAGAGTTTGGTATTTCGGTGGAAGAAGACAGTGCTCAGAGTATTGCAACAGTTCAAGATGCTGCAGACCTGATTGAGGATCTCATTTCAAAGAAAGCTTGA